One Alnus glutinosa chromosome 3, dhAlnGlut1.1, whole genome shotgun sequence genomic region harbors:
- the LOC133863917 gene encoding uncharacterized protein LOC133863917: MSKVVEGKKEKKGRPSPSYVRTRTLEEGKRNHKSAPHSASNYPTVAVPIPASGPAPLRRSPRLNTIPDADESDESEADNSDDEIRHDEPVCRTGSMTDAQMVRYLEQVYKSDGFDVDPMPDVRGFGLIQPVDLSNKYEYSSCEKISQRAIDEYNRRKQRRGSLKSETPQLKFVRVLKAMAQSCDLVRYYVTFEAEILGCGGSQGKIYRALVRWSRPPIDDVNFSVLSMREYKKDGPDQVIGIHSLSELDARLDAASMTSRLAILYFCETHRCRFISPLYTSLSGKYPTVVFLKVDIAEASDVAARWNIRSAPYFFFLKNGEVVDKVVGVLGANKLERKIAQHSCTQGRKQASWKQTSRMRKFSAMTCIWRV, from the exons ATGAGTAAGGTGGTGGAggggaagaaggagaagaaaggaCGGCCGTCTCCTTCATATGTCCGAACACGCACTCTCGAAGAAGGAAAGCGAAACCACAAATCTGCCCCTCATTCCGCTTCTAATTACCCAACCGTCGCTGTTCCTATCCCCGCCTCGGGTCCTGCTCCTCTGCGGCGATCCCCGCGCCTGAATACTATCCCCGACGCCGACGAGAGCGACGAGAGCGAGGCCGACAATAGCGACGACGAGATCCGCCACGACGAGCCCGTGTGCAGAACTGGAAGCATGACCGACGCCCAAATGGTCCGCTACCTGGAACAAGTTTATAAGAGTGATGGCTTTGATGTTGACCCCATGCCTGACGTCAGAGGTTTTGGTTTAATTCAACCAGTCGATCTGAGCAATAAGTATGAATACAGCAGTTGCGAAAAAATTTCGCAGCGCGCAATCGACGAATACAACAGGCGCAAACAACGAAGAGGTTCTTTAAAG TCTGAAACTCCTCAACTGAAGTTTGTGAGGGTTTTGAAAGCAATGGCTCAATCTTGCGATTTAGTCAGGTATTATGTAACCTTTGAGGCCGAGATTCTTGGTTGTGGAGGAAGCCAGGGTAAGATCTATCGAGCCTTGGTGCGTTGGAGTAGACCCCCCATAGATGATGTTAATTTCTCCGTGTTGTCTATGAGGGAGTATAAGAAAGATGGACCGGATCAAGTTATTGGTATTCACTCTCTTAGTGAACTGGATGCGCGTTTGGATGCTGCTTCTATGACATCTCGCCTGGCAATCCTCTACTTCTGTGAAACTCATCGATGCCGTTTCATTTCTCCTCTCTACACAAGCTTATCCGGGAAGTATCCGACAGTTGTTTTCTTGAAAGTTGACATAGCTGAGGCGTCGGACGTGGCTGCTCGCTGGAATATTCGTAGTGCtccctactttttctttttaaaaaatggcgAGGTGGTGGACAAGGTTGTTGGAGTACTAGGCGCAAATAAACTTGAAAGGAAGATTGCACAGCACTCATGCACGCAAGGTCGCAAGCAAGCAAGCTGGAA